One Brassica napus cultivar Da-Ae chromosome A5, Da-Ae, whole genome shotgun sequence DNA window includes the following coding sequences:
- the BNAA05G33790D gene encoding uncharacterized protein BNAA05G33790D, giving the protein MEEENQKTHRSVSRKDRSSGAGEEAAPGDKCSGERCRSSWAAAAIADCVALCCCPCAVVNLITLAFVKVPWMIGRKCIGRRKKRKKKMEREDRFHHNQRSEPVKGVSSGCCGGGYGELDDHRFVVERDGSLTKEEEEEKTATFRGEDEARISARAEAERVWLELYQIGHLGFGRVSFTGIHQ; this is encoded by the coding sequence atggaagaggaaaaccaaaaaacacATCGATCAGTTTCACGTAAAGACAGGAGTAGTGGAGCCGGTGAAGAAGCGGCGCCAGGAGACAAATGCTCCGGTGAAAGGTGCCGGTCGTCGTGGGCTGCGGCGGCGATAGCAGACTGTGTGGCGCTTTGCTGTTGTCCCTGCGCCGTCGTGAACCTCATCACTCTTGCATTCGTCAAGGTCCCGTGGATGATTGGGCGGAAATGTATCGgcaggagaaagaagagaaagaaaaagatggaGCGTGAGGATCGTTTTCATCACAACCAGAGGTCGGAGCCGGTGAAAGGCGTGAGTAGTGGATGTTGCGGGGGAGGATATGGAGAGTTGGATGACCACCGGTTTGTGGTGGAGAGAGATGGAAGTCTAacgaaggaggaggaggaggagaaaacGGCGACGTTTAGGGGAGAAGATGAGGCGAGGATCAGTGCGAGAGCTGAAGCTGAGAGAGTTTGGTTGGAATTGTATCAGATTGGACATCTTGGCTTCGGTAGAGTCTCTTTCACTGGTATTCatcagtaa
- the LOC106434308 gene encoding uncharacterized protein LOC106434308, with product MEEFSSTTVSYSPSFSVYASSECAAAAVKVSRENQNYNITDQYSVKVEEDDDFQFETSRSPVHEETFFHFPTFRPHVSSDTVSMSKKKDDDDLSLDARIYCPGGSKMEHSAFASMVGI from the coding sequence atggaggagTTTTCCTCAACAACGGTATCGTACAGCCCAAGCTTCAGTGTCTACGCTTCCAGCGAATGCGCCGCCGCGGCCGTTAAAGTTTCCCGCGAAAACCAGAATTACAATATAACAGATCAATATTCCGTTAAAGTTGAAGAAGACGATGACTTCCAGTTCGAAACATCACGATCACCCGTACATGAAGAGACCTTCTTCCACTTCCCGACGTTCAGACCTCATGTGTCCAGCGACACCGTTTCGATGAGTAAAAAGAAAGACGATGATGACTTGTCACTCGACGCTAGAATATATTGTCCCGGAGGAAGCAAGATGGAGCATTCCGCCTTCGCCTCTATGGTCGGAATCTGA